The following proteins are co-located in the Pirellulales bacterium genome:
- a CDS encoding DoxX family protein → MTRRGTINPATAVVLIRLMVGAVFVSEGTQKFLFPAEVGSGRFAKIGIPFPEIVAPLVGGVEIGCGLLVLLGAWTRLAAIPLIVIMLTALATTKLPILQEQGFWKAAHESRTDWSMLLGSIFLLLVGGGTRSVDERRSVRSIADE, encoded by the coding sequence ATGACTCGACGAGGAACGATCAATCCGGCGACGGCCGTCGTGCTCATTCGGCTGATGGTCGGAGCCGTGTTCGTCTCGGAGGGGACTCAGAAGTTTCTCTTCCCCGCGGAGGTCGGCTCCGGGCGATTCGCGAAGATCGGGATCCCGTTTCCCGAGATCGTCGCGCCGCTCGTGGGCGGCGTTGAAATTGGCTGCGGTCTGCTCGTGCTGCTCGGCGCCTGGACCCGGCTGGCCGCGATCCCGCTGATCGTGATCATGCTGACCGCGCTGGCGACGACCAAGTTGCCGATACTGCAGGAGCAGGGGTTCTGGAAAGCGGCCCACGAATCCCGTACCGACTGGTCGATGCTGCTCGGCTCGATCTTCCTGCTGTTGGTCGGCGGAGGCACGCGGTCGGTCGACGAGCGGCGCAGCGTCAGATCGATCGCCGACGAGTGA
- a CDS encoding phosphodiester glycosidase family protein, whose product MAEVPARLAPITRTAEPFVGVTYYQIVQGPDPPQRAILPRPLAIHLVEIDPAAPGVTLFAAPGNGDEPHEYARRTTSDFVAAHKLAVAINGDFYSTDTGLVADVLGLGMSAGRIDSPLADNPAFRHALIATKDDRALVVSGSDVPADAWHAVSGNIRLLRDGQVLRSDDPYSRTLNPHTAVGVDADAGRLYFLVVDGRQAGYSEGMLTGEMAELLLEFGVEDAINLDGGGSSTLVFADGPAGAPRTVNSPSDGSSSYAPGHERLVANHFGAFAKPNPAYKPLSAPLRPAAAPPEPTLAARTVLESFAAGPGRFDGTPTSSGSTRGIAPSSTLVHDPADGRPAPGCLQLTLVRTATPAALVRLVSAGGEPSRNRVEIEHIPHALPPRGRIACRIKTSDPGLSVAIALDDGAPGATGLERSAPRPIVADGRWRRYEWDLADPDQWSNFSGGNGRLDGPNVYVDSLLLESDRQTSGRTLRLSLDTIEFVPE is encoded by the coding sequence ATGGCCGAGGTCCCCGCCCGGCTGGCGCCGATCACCCGCACCGCCGAGCCGTTCGTCGGGGTGACGTACTACCAGATCGTCCAAGGGCCCGATCCTCCGCAGCGGGCGATTCTGCCGCGGCCGCTGGCGATTCACCTCGTCGAGATCGATCCCGCGGCGCCGGGGGTGACGCTGTTCGCCGCGCCCGGCAACGGCGACGAGCCGCACGAGTACGCCCGCCGCACGACGAGCGACTTCGTGGCCGCCCACAAGCTGGCCGTTGCGATCAACGGCGACTTCTACTCGACCGATACGGGACTCGTCGCCGACGTGCTGGGGCTGGGGATGAGCGCGGGGCGAATCGATTCGCCCCTGGCCGACAACCCGGCGTTCCGCCACGCGCTAATCGCTACGAAGGACGACCGGGCATTGGTGGTCTCGGGATCCGACGTCCCGGCGGACGCTTGGCACGCGGTCAGCGGCAACATCCGCCTGCTGCGCGACGGGCAGGTCCTCCGCTCCGACGATCCCTATTCGCGCACGCTCAACCCGCATACGGCGGTCGGCGTCGACGCGGACGCCGGGCGGCTGTACTTCCTGGTCGTCGACGGTCGCCAAGCGGGGTACAGCGAGGGGATGCTCACCGGCGAAATGGCCGAGTTGCTCCTCGAGTTTGGCGTCGAGGATGCGATCAACCTCGATGGCGGCGGCTCGAGCACGCTGGTCTTCGCCGACGGCCCCGCGGGCGCCCCGCGCACCGTCAACAGCCCCAGCGACGGTTCGTCGAGCTACGCCCCGGGGCATGAACGGCTGGTTGCCAATCACTTCGGTGCGTTCGCCAAGCCGAACCCCGCCTACAAGCCGCTGTCGGCGCCGCTGCGCCCCGCCGCGGCGCCCCCCGAGCCGACGCTCGCTGCGCGAACCGTGCTGGAGAGCTTTGCCGCAGGCCCCGGGCGGTTCGACGGCACGCCGACGTCGAGCGGCTCGACCCGCGGGATCGCCCCTTCGAGCACGCTCGTGCACGATCCCGCCGACGGCCGCCCGGCACCGGGGTGCCTGCAACTGACGCTCGTCCGCACCGCGACGCCCGCGGCCTTGGTGCGGCTCGTCTCCGCTGGGGGCGAACCGTCGCGCAATCGGGTCGAGATCGAGCACATCCCCCACGCCTTGCCGCCCCGCGGCCGGATCGCCTGCCGGATCAAGACGAGCGACCCCGGGCTGTCCGTCGCGATCGCCCTCGACGACGGCGCCCCCGGCGCGACAGGGCTGGAACGCAGCGCCCCGCGGCCAATCGTCGCCGACGGCCGGTGGCGTCGTTACGAGTGGGACCTCGCCGACCCCGACCAGTGGTCGAACTTCAGCGGCGGCAACGGCCGCCTCGACGGCCCGAACGTGTACGTCGACTCGCTTCTCCTCGAGTCGGACCGCCAAACGTCCGGCCGCACGTTGCGACTGTCGCTCGACACGATCGAGTTCGTGCCGGAGTGA